A single genomic interval of Metamycoplasma salivarium harbors:
- a CDS encoding dimethylarginine dimethylaminohydrolase family protein encodes MELLKNKFKNVIVKAPAASMVDGITSAPELGKPNYELALKQHAAYIEALKSCNVNVTVCPKNEKFPDSCFVEDTAVIVTGEIAILSNPGAKSRNGEKVEMLPYLEKFFDKKHIFKIESPGTLDGGDVMMVGDIYFVGMSERTNREGIRQFSNILAKVNKKCIPVPMTEMLHLKTGVNYLEHNNLLISGEFLNYPLFNDFNKIVVEKDEAYAANCIWVNETVIVPYGYPKTLKKIQDLGIYRVITCDTSEYKKLDGGLSCLSLRF; translated from the coding sequence GTGGAATTATTAAAAAATAAATTCAAAAATGTAATTGTTAAAGCACCTGCTGCTTCTATGGTTGATGGAATAACTTCAGCACCAGAACTTGGCAAACCAAATTACGAACTTGCGTTAAAGCAACATGCTGCATACATTGAAGCATTAAAAAGTTGTAATGTTAATGTAACAGTTTGCCCTAAAAACGAAAAATTTCCTGACTCATGTTTTGTAGAAGATACTGCAGTTATTGTGACTGGAGAAATTGCAATTTTGTCAAATCCTGGTGCTAAATCTAGAAATGGTGAAAAAGTTGAAATGTTGCCTTATTTAGAAAAGTTTTTTGACAAAAAACATATTTTTAAAATTGAATCACCTGGTACATTAGATGGTGGTGATGTTATGATGGTTGGAGATATTTATTTTGTTGGAATGTCTGAAAGAACAAATCGTGAAGGAATTAGACAATTTTCAAATATTTTAGCTAAAGTAAATAAAAAATGTATTCCTGTACCAATGACAGAAATGTTACATCTAAAAACTGGTGTTAATTATTTAGAACATAACAATTTGTTAATTTCAGGAGAATTTTTAAACTATCCTTTATTCAATGATTTTAATAAAATTGTTGTAGAAAAAGATGAAGCTTATGCAGCAAATTGCATTTGAGTTAATGAAACAGTAATTGTACCTTATGGATATCCTAAAACTTTAAAGAAAATTCAAGATTTGGGAATTTATAGAGTAATTACATGTGATACATCAGAATATAAAAAGCTTGATGGTGGGCTTAGCTGTTTGTCACTAAGGTTCTAA
- the parE gene encoding DNA topoisomerase IV subunit B translates to MSNYEAKDLKVLKGLTAVRKRPGMYIGSTDSTGLHHLVWEIVDNALDEALAGYATEIKVTLKEDGSCIVEDNGRGIPVDKHSGGKTGVELVFTELHAGGKFDEGVYKTSGGLHGVGSSVANALSTKLIATVYRNKEEYVTEFEQDTITQRTHIVGHTTKRGTKVQFWPDPLIFKKAKFSSDIVKEKLRESSFLIPNLKIHFYSEITNERVIFEAEEGIKEYIKFIGEGTTFLTSVFHAKGMSHKIEIDIALVYTDNYNESIFSFVNNVKTRDGGTHETAFKSALTKTINDFAAKNNILKNKATFDGNDIREGLIAIISLKIPESILEFVGQTKDKLGTPEAREAVEEFFSEQFSFYLNENKKEADLILTKIKKAYDARIAARNARNEVRKVKTKLEGKKILSGKLTPAQSKDPKARELFLVEGDSAGGSAKMGRDRITQAILPLRGKVINTAKAKLVDILGNEEIATIINTIGAGIQSNFNVEKSQYGKVIIMTDADTDGAHIQVLLLTFFYRYMRQMIEKGMVYIALPPLYKVTVKSAKNKDIYVWDEEELKEVTSKYTNYEIQRYKGLGEMNADQLWETTMNPQTRSIIKVRIDDEALTERNVNTLMSDDIVGRKNWINTYVDFSTEDDFTIEEKK, encoded by the coding sequence ATGTCAAATTATGAAGCAAAAGATTTAAAGGTTTTAAAAGGACTTACCGCAGTTAGAAAACGTCCTGGGATGTACATTGGATCAACTGATTCAACTGGTTTACATCACTTAGTTTGAGAAATTGTTGATAATGCATTAGATGAAGCATTAGCTGGATATGCAACTGAAATTAAAGTCACATTAAAAGAAGATGGCTCATGTATTGTTGAAGATAATGGTCGGGGAATTCCAGTTGATAAACACTCTGGTGGGAAAACTGGTGTTGAACTTGTTTTTACCGAACTACATGCTGGTGGTAAATTTGATGAAGGAGTTTATAAAACAAGTGGTGGACTTCATGGTGTTGGTTCATCTGTTGCTAATGCTTTAAGCACCAAATTAATTGCAACAGTTTATCGTAACAAAGAAGAATATGTGACTGAATTTGAGCAAGATACAATCACTCAAAGAACACATATTGTAGGACATACAACCAAAAGAGGAACAAAGGTTCAATTTTGGCCTGATCCATTAATATTTAAAAAAGCTAAATTTTCAAGCGATATTGTTAAAGAAAAATTACGTGAATCAAGTTTCTTAATTCCTAATTTAAAAATCCATTTTTATAGTGAAATTACTAACGAAAGAGTTATTTTTGAAGCTGAAGAAGGAATTAAAGAATACATTAAATTTATTGGAGAAGGTACAACATTTTTAACTTCAGTATTTCATGCTAAAGGTATGAGCCATAAAATTGAAATTGATATTGCTTTAGTTTATACTGATAACTATAATGAATCTATTTTTAGTTTTGTTAACAATGTTAAAACACGTGATGGTGGAACACATGAAACTGCTTTTAAATCTGCTTTAACTAAGACAATTAATGATTTTGCTGCAAAAAATAATATTTTAAAAAATAAAGCTACTTTTGATGGTAACGATATAAGAGAAGGATTAATTGCAATAATTTCTCTAAAAATTCCTGAATCTATTTTGGAATTTGTTGGTCAAACAAAAGACAAATTAGGAACTCCTGAAGCTAGAGAAGCAGTTGAAGAATTTTTTTCTGAACAATTTTCTTTCTATTTAAATGAAAACAAAAAAGAAGCTGATTTAATTCTTACAAAAATTAAAAAAGCATATGATGCAAGAATTGCTGCAAGAAATGCAAGAAATGAAGTTAGAAAAGTTAAAACTAAACTTGAAGGTAAAAAGATTTTATCTGGAAAATTAACTCCTGCACAATCAAAAGATCCAAAAGCTAGAGAACTATTTTTAGTAGAAGGCGATTCTGCTGGCGGCTCTGCTAAAATGGGTCGTGACCGTATCACTCAAGCAATTTTGCCTTTACGTGGAAAGGTAATAAATACTGCCAAAGCAAAATTAGTTGATATTTTGGGTAATGAAGAAATTGCAACAATTATTAACACAATTGGTGCTGGTATCCAAAGTAATTTTAATGTTGAAAAATCTCAATATGGCAAGGTTATTATAATGACTGATGCTGATACTGATGGAGCACATATCCAAGTTTTACTTTTAACATTTTTCTACCGTTATATGAGGCAAATGATTGAAAAAGGTATGGTTTATATTGCCTTACCTCCTTTATATAAAGTTACAGTTAAATCTGCAAAAAATAAAGATATTTATGTTTGAGATGAAGAAGAGCTAAAAGAAGTTACTTCAAAATATACAAACTATGAAATTCAACGTTATAAAGGGCTTGGCGAAATGAATGCTGATCAACTTTGAGAAACAACAATGAATCCGCAAACCCGTTCAATTATTAAAGTTAGAATTGATGATGAAGCATTAACCGAAAGAAATGTTAATACATTAATGAGTGATGATATTGTTGGACGGAAAAATTGAATTAATACATATGTTGATTTTTCAACTGAAGATGATTTCACAATTGAGGAAAAGAAATAG
- a CDS encoding DNA topoisomerase (ATP-hydrolyzing) — protein MSKKSEESRKQEIDLFIDNIIEKSMVDIMSDRFGRYSKYIIQQRAIPDARDGLKPVQRRILFSMWNLHLKNNQPFKKSARIVGDVIGRYHPHGDSSIYEALVRMCQEWKSNYPLVEMHGNKGSIDDDPAAAMRYTESRLEKISELLLSDLDRKVVPMAPNFDDSEYEPIVLPSLIPNLLINGSKGIAAGFATEIPPHNLTEILNATIKLIKKPNASFSELREIVKGPDFPTGGIINGVEGITEAFENGQGKIILSSKYHFIYDEKNKDKVIGIEIYEIPFGIVKSKLVADIDGLVLDKNINGVKEVRDQSNREGISIYLELDDDANPEAIINYLMTKTELRISYNYNMVAIYENSPKLMNLEMFLHAYLNHLKEINRKGIEFDLAKHKIRLEIVEGFIKVAEISDEVIKVIKASDNSKKGVILALQQHFGFTELQATAIAELRLYKLSRMDQLEYQNEKISLEELIARCNLLLTDANEFDKFLISQLKQIDKDYGKPRKTEISEEKITKNVNTKLLAKNEDFYFFISEQGYIKRISKKIKNANEFNTYKLKESDAIFYFDKINSLSKLIFFTNLGNYFVLDAHTLKECGWKDLGTHVSSLVALDNDEKIIRIMEAVSFKTYVNLVMVTKHGMAKKMSLTDFEDRQVARKRSCFPLKQDDKLVDVKISNDEKRILILLTGGIYYFFDDKIIPEYSSKAAGISLLKLPEDIYVEAFNTIRPTQDRVIIYTNKGQFKKVKSVNIKPVSRGSRPKIFYYPTKSIQSEIVGIEPITKELIYYYTDANNEPTEFEYKKGLNFTNLQEMLSNVRIKNSNNIGYLIQPYKIKELVEEPIEKREEINKQYEENANLDLTLSVETTIFKHNYSNPNEVYEQIAERKLNRENNKDITRTKTIEENIKLFDEFEDKSLDNKQQDENEEVDVDLTKTFEAAIDVGKIYSKKEKKEKDNTPVTKESVDKKIAEMEKLDLDSILNTDDFKIWRKNKK, from the coding sequence ATGTCAAAAAAATCTGAAGAATCAAGAAAACAAGAAATTGATTTGTTTATCGATAACATCATTGAAAAATCAATGGTTGACATTATGAGTGACCGTTTTGGAAGATATTCAAAATATATTATCCAACAACGTGCTATTCCAGATGCTAGAGATGGTCTTAAGCCTGTTCAACGTCGGATTTTATTTTCAATGTGAAATTTGCATTTAAAAAATAATCAACCTTTCAAAAAATCTGCAAGAATTGTTGGCGATGTTATTGGCCGTTATCACCCACATGGTGATAGTTCAATTTATGAAGCTTTAGTTAGAATGTGTCAAGAATGAAAATCTAACTATCCTCTTGTTGAAATGCATGGTAATAAGGGATCAATTGATGATGACCCTGCTGCTGCTATGCGTTATACAGAATCTAGACTTGAAAAAATTTCTGAACTTTTATTAAGTGATTTAGATCGTAAAGTGGTTCCAATGGCACCTAATTTTGATGATAGTGAATATGAACCTATCGTTTTGCCATCTCTAATTCCTAACTTGTTAATTAATGGTTCAAAAGGTATTGCCGCTGGATTTGCAACAGAAATTCCTCCTCACAATTTAACTGAGATTTTGAATGCAACAATTAAATTAATTAAAAAACCAAATGCATCATTTTCTGAACTTAGAGAAATTGTTAAAGGCCCTGATTTCCCAACTGGTGGAATTATTAATGGAGTTGAAGGAATTACTGAAGCTTTTGAAAATGGCCAAGGTAAAATCATTTTATCTTCAAAATATCACTTTATTTATGATGAAAAAAATAAAGATAAAGTAATTGGTATTGAAATTTATGAAATTCCTTTTGGAATTGTTAAATCAAAACTAGTTGCTGATATTGATGGACTTGTTTTAGATAAAAATATTAATGGTGTTAAAGAAGTTAGAGATCAATCAAATCGTGAAGGAATTTCTATTTATTTAGAATTAGATGATGATGCTAACCCTGAAGCTATTATTAATTATTTAATGACTAAAACTGAACTTAGAATAAGTTATAACTACAATATGGTAGCAATATATGAAAATTCTCCAAAATTAATGAATTTAGAAATGTTTCTACATGCTTATTTAAACCACTTAAAAGAAATTAACCGCAAAGGTATTGAGTTTGATTTAGCAAAACATAAAATTAGACTTGAGATTGTTGAAGGTTTTATTAAAGTTGCTGAAATAAGCGATGAAGTTATTAAAGTTATAAAAGCTAGTGATAATTCTAAAAAAGGTGTTATTTTAGCATTGCAACAACATTTTGGATTTACTGAACTTCAAGCAACTGCAATTGCTGAACTTAGATTATATAAACTTTCTAGAATGGACCAACTAGAATATCAAAATGAAAAAATTTCATTAGAAGAATTAATTGCAAGATGCAATTTATTGCTAACTGATGCAAATGAATTTGATAAATTTTTAATTAGCCAATTAAAACAAATTGATAAAGATTATGGTAAACCTAGAAAAACCGAAATTTCTGAAGAAAAAATTACTAAAAACGTAAACACTAAATTATTAGCTAAAAATGAAGATTTCTATTTCTTTATTTCAGAACAAGGTTATATTAAAAGAATTTCTAAAAAGATTAAAAATGCAAATGAATTTAACACTTATAAATTAAAAGAAAGTGATGCTATTTTCTATTTTGATAAGATAAACTCACTTTCAAAACTAATTTTCTTCACCAATCTAGGTAACTATTTTGTTTTAGACGCACACACTTTAAAAGAATGTGGTTGAAAAGATTTAGGAACGCACGTTTCTTCTTTAGTAGCATTGGATAATGACGAAAAAATTATTAGAATTATGGAAGCTGTTTCATTTAAAACTTATGTTAATTTAGTTATGGTTACCAAACATGGTATGGCTAAAAAAATGAGTTTAACTGATTTTGAAGATCGTCAAGTCGCTCGCAAAAGAAGTTGCTTCCCATTAAAACAAGATGACAAATTAGTTGACGTTAAAATTTCAAATGACGAAAAAAGAATTTTAATTCTATTAACAGGTGGAATTTATTATTTCTTTGATGACAAAATCATCCCAGAATATTCTTCAAAAGCCGCTGGCATTTCACTATTAAAATTGCCTGAAGATATTTATGTTGAAGCATTTAACACTATTCGCCCTACACAAGATAGAGTGATAATTTACACCAACAAAGGCCAATTTAAGAAAGTTAAATCAGTTAATATTAAACCTGTAAGTAGAGGTTCTAGACCTAAAATATTCTATTACCCTACAAAATCTATTCAATCAGAAATTGTTGGCATTGAACCTATTACCAAAGAATTAATCTATTATTACACTGATGCTAATAATGAGCCTACTGAATTTGAATATAAAAAAGGTTTGAACTTTACAAATTTACAAGAAATGCTTTCAAATGTTAGAATTAAAAATTCTAATAATATAGGTTATTTAATTCAACCTTATAAAATTAAAGAATTAGTTGAAGAACCTATCGAAAAACGTGAAGAAATTAACAAACAATATGAAGAAAATGCTAATTTAGATTTAACTTTAAGTGTTGAAACAACAATCTTCAAACACAATTATTCAAATCCAAATGAAGTTTATGAACAAATTGCTGAAAGAAAACTAAATAGAGAAAACAATAAAGACATCACAAGAACTAAAACTATTGAAGAAAACATCAAATTATTTGATGAATTCGAAGATAAATCTCTAGATAATAAACAACAAGATGAAAACGAAGAAGTTGATGTTGATTTAACTAAAACTTTTGAAGCTGCAATTGATGTTGGAAAAATTTACAGTAAAAAAGAAAAGAAAGAAAAAGATAATACCCCTGTAACTAAAGAAAGCGTTGATAAAAAGATTGCGGAGATGGAAAAATTAGATTTAGATTCAATCTTAAATACTGATGATTTTAAGATTTGGAGAAAAAATAAAAAATAA
- a CDS encoding Sapep family Mn(2+)-dependent dipeptidase, whose protein sequence is MKKLIKYKQTAQEFDEMVTNIAKLCAIPSISEYKENEQYPFGIECNRALNFALKLASDFGFKVYKDPKKMYGFAQLGEGKKVIGILAHLDVVPEGDKNQWISNAFEPLKNKNELFGRGSLDDKGPAIINLYAMKYIKDHKLLDKNFSIRLIFGLSEETDMRSMKQYLKDFGEPDISYTPDGEWPLIYAEKMIYCFNLWFPSIPDLVLEGGKVINQIPDSLYAYYPNIKNMQPLFNKDETVFEEKRNILKIIGKSGHGSTPDKGDNAIIKFFKKFVEFAPKHVLSHPLIKFMKENFFENKFDLANIFPNYTDFSGPLTANLGLIRTLPGYIVLSFDLRVPISHNKAEIFSDISKYIAKLNNKINLEPTSSKPSKYVEKDNKLVKILIDTYNEITKENVEPIAIGGGTYARILKNCVAFGSTKYMHLMHGPNEYFTFDEMKMSLEIYVNALNRLQDYFKPDNKKAN, encoded by the coding sequence ATGAAAAAATTAATTAAATATAAACAAACTGCACAAGAGTTTGATGAAATGGTCACAAATATTGCCAAACTTTGTGCAATTCCATCTATCAGTGAATATAAGGAAAATGAACAATATCCATTCGGAATTGAATGTAATCGCGCATTAAATTTTGCTTTAAAACTAGCTTCAGATTTTGGTTTTAAAGTTTATAAAGATCCTAAGAAAATGTATGGATTTGCACAACTTGGAGAAGGCAAAAAAGTTATTGGTATTTTAGCACATTTAGATGTTGTTCCCGAAGGCGATAAAAACCAATGAATTAGTAACGCATTTGAACCTTTAAAAAATAAAAATGAATTATTTGGGCGTGGTAGTTTAGATGATAAAGGGCCTGCAATTATTAATCTTTATGCAATGAAATATATCAAAGACCACAAACTATTAGACAAAAACTTTTCAATTAGATTAATTTTTGGTTTATCTGAAGAAACTGATATGAGATCTATGAAACAATATCTAAAAGATTTTGGTGAACCTGATATTTCATATACTCCTGATGGTGAATGACCTTTAATTTATGCAGAAAAAATGATTTATTGTTTTAATTTATGATTTCCTTCAATTCCTGATTTAGTTTTAGAAGGTGGGAAAGTAATTAACCAAATTCCTGATTCTTTATATGCATATTATCCAAATATCAAAAATATGCAACCTTTATTTAATAAAGACGAAACTGTTTTCGAAGAAAAAAGAAACATCTTAAAAATAATTGGCAAAAGTGGGCATGGCTCTACGCCTGATAAAGGTGATAATGCAATTATTAAATTTTTCAAGAAATTTGTTGAATTTGCACCAAAACATGTTTTATCTCATCCATTAATTAAGTTTATGAAAGAAAATTTCTTTGAAAATAAATTTGATTTAGCAAATATTTTTCCAAATTACACCGATTTTTCAGGCCCACTAACTGCTAATTTAGGTTTAATTAGAACATTACCAGGTTACATTGTTTTAAGTTTTGATTTAAGGGTTCCAATTTCACATAATAAAGCAGAAATTTTTAGTGATATTAGCAAATATATTGCTAAATTAAACAACAAAATTAACCTTGAACCTACATCTTCAAAACCTTCAAAATATGTTGAGAAAGATAACAAATTAGTAAAAATCTTAATAGACACTTATAATGAAATTACTAAAGAAAATGTCGAACCTATAGCAATAGGTGGTGGAACATATGCAAGGATTTTGAAAAACTGTGTTGCATTTGGTTCAACAAAATATATGCATTTAATGCATGGACCAAATGAATATTTCACATTTGATGAAATGAAAATGTCACTTGAAATTTATGTTAATGCTCTAAATAGATTACAGGATTATTTCAAGCCAGATAATAAAAAGGCAAATTAG
- a CDS encoding putative cysteine peptidase, with product MNLKYVVGTLVPIFSCPSIILCSAKTNEYNDEKQKIKDYCLWDFIKLTGRQDAKIASFTKLENTAIGNGYLVGYDKGGYSVFSTNGKKIYMVNPYETSYSYSLVKTMLNNFYKPKNNIVPLDKPAPGDHKRLHDWNYSEFSKQKLINAQNAKPNEFKKLNIHPSKNGFIYADYEVKHSWWFKSISSNNYGINSTEYTYHKGDEYYNNFWKKYPSYYTKSGFYKKTADGGICGYVAMNMLIQYNELFKGNGYISDEEYDMFYHFKKEYRNNISDYTHKTISNYIVPDLDPYFMNYLYQKTWFGDGVGRIWEYKYIGESILRDKWKRSEINYRYWTSSWVYAKHTINEWIRYYSTPLVTGGDYGYLDSTTKEYGGHVIAAYGCYNDGRFLANFGWSKNYLQVILQPVLSDQNVAIAHWTGKKVKKAFNWQNNLYDGKEMTDILTQNDLI from the coding sequence ATGAATCTAAAATATGTTGTTGGTACTTTAGTACCAATATTTAGTTGTCCTTCTATTATTTTATGTTCAGCAAAAACAAATGAATATAATGATGAAAAACAAAAGATTAAAGACTATTGTTTGTGAGATTTTATCAAACTTACTGGTCGACAAGATGCAAAAATTGCAAGTTTCACTAAATTAGAAAATACTGCCATTGGTAATGGCTATTTAGTTGGATATGATAAAGGTGGATATAGTGTGTTTTCAACAAATGGCAAAAAAATATATATGGTTAATCCATACGAAACCTCTTATTCATATTCACTTGTAAAAACAATGCTGAATAATTTTTATAAACCAAAAAATAACATAGTACCGCTTGATAAACCAGCGCCGGGTGATCATAAGCGTCTTCATGATTGAAATTATAGTGAATTTTCCAAACAAAAATTGATCAATGCTCAAAATGCAAAACCTAATGAATTTAAGAAATTAAATATTCATCCATCAAAAAATGGATTTATATATGCAGATTATGAAGTAAAACATTCATGATGATTTAAGTCTATTAGTAGCAATAATTATGGTATAAATTCTACAGAATACACATATCATAAAGGTGATGAATACTATAATAATTTTTGAAAAAAATATCCAAGTTATTATACTAAATCTGGATTTTATAAAAAAACAGCTGATGGTGGAATATGTGGATATGTTGCTATGAATATGCTAATTCAATACAATGAACTTTTTAAAGGCAATGGATATATATCAGATGAAGAATATGATATGTTTTACCATTTTAAAAAAGAATATAGAAATAATATTTCTGATTATACACATAAGACAATTTCTAATTATATTGTTCCTGATCTTGATCCTTATTTTATGAATTACTTATATCAAAAAACATGATTTGGTGATGGTGTAGGTAGAATTTGGGAATACAAATATATTGGTGAATCAATTTTGAGAGACAAGTGAAAAAGATCCGAAATTAATTATAGATATTGAACAAGTAGTTGAGTTTATGCAAAACATACAATTAATGAATGAATTAGATATTATAGCACACCATTAGTTACAGGTGGTGATTATGGATACCTTGACTCTACTACTAAAGAATATGGTGGACATGTTATTGCTGCATATGGTTGTTATAATGATGGAAGATTTTTAGCAAACTTTGGTTGAAGTAAAAATTATTTGCAAGTAATACTTCAACCCGTATTATCAGATCAAAATGTTGCAATAGCACATTGAACTGGCAAAAAAGTAAAGAAAGCTTTTAATTGACAAAATAATTTATATGATGGAAAGGAAATGACGGATATTCTTACACAAAATGATTTAATTTAA
- a CDS encoding APC family permease, with product MSDEKLVANPSAKKKISFFSAILIVLGGSIGAGIFLRSKAVLNSSGGNLIWAIIVWLIAGFAVVTMALGLVEVASGRNDNLGMIGWAKAFNTLKIYKAVKFFMTYLYLPFTYFFMPYYVIVQFQDGFGAFGVNIAFGATWDSVANAWVHGAVSKAAPWLYFLIGLGLTVWMIFSAGISSRAGNIQNWIVTAVKFIPLVAVTVIGFVYFGKQIGNGIVNPEKPSAEQIKYLDLVTKLNLFDKTSNSFLGLSPFLGVFSALGAIFFAFDGFYVTAGVQSEMKHPEKTPAALTIGLFSMTFIYIIIAVAMTLGAGNGGFYAFGDKLANDKVGWVFGIVNICIAIGIIGILNGFTMWASRWIEDLIKEGEIWVPTRVYKYMKNSKMPIVGSLYVLFLSLPFMIIFTAIGAYAYIPIWDEGVYGYQIAQLLSFSDLMANWMAIFAFAFISLSIVGALQNRKKHFIAVTENKHTKWAGLTAVVIILTVMGFYVLDPFVSLGLSIAHKSQSDIISYSCTSALFIIFCLISFLGGTFEKMVADKRQAKYAKLLASSTLSAKEREEIMIGKELNDLILKTYAEARK from the coding sequence ATGAGCGACGAAAAATTAGTTGCTAACCCAAGCGCTAAGAAGAAAATTAGCTTTTTCTCAGCTATTCTTATCGTTTTAGGTGGCTCAATCGGTGCTGGAATTTTTCTAAGGTCTAAAGCTGTCCTTAATTCTTCTGGTGGTAACCTAATTTGAGCTATCATTGTATGACTAATTGCTGGTTTTGCAGTTGTTACAATGGCTTTAGGTCTAGTTGAAGTTGCATCAGGACGTAATGATAACCTAGGTATGATAGGTTGAGCTAAAGCCTTTAACACTTTAAAGATTTACAAAGCTGTTAAATTCTTTATGACTTACTTATATCTACCATTTACCTACTTCTTTATGCCTTACTATGTTATTGTTCAATTCCAAGATGGATTTGGAGCATTTGGTGTTAATATAGCATTTGGTGCAACATGAGATAGCGTAGCTAATGCATGAGTTCATGGTGCAGTAAGTAAAGCTGCTCCTTGATTGTACTTCTTAATCGGATTAGGATTAACAGTATGAATGATTTTCTCAGCAGGTATTTCATCACGTGCTGGTAATATTCAAAACTGAATTGTTACAGCTGTTAAATTTATACCTTTAGTAGCAGTAACAGTTATTGGTTTTGTATACTTTGGAAAACAAATCGGAAATGGAATTGTTAACCCAGAAAAACCTTCTGCAGAACAAATTAAATATCTAGACTTAGTTACAAAACTAAATCTATTTGATAAAACTTCAAATTCATTCTTAGGTTTATCACCATTCTTAGGAGTGTTTAGTGCATTAGGTGCTATCTTCTTTGCATTTGATGGTTTCTATGTAACTGCTGGTGTTCAATCAGAAATGAAACACCCTGAAAAAACTCCTGCTGCTTTAACTATTGGCCTATTTTCAATGACATTTATTTACATAATAATTGCCGTTGCTATGACCTTAGGTGCAGGTAATGGTGGTTTCTATGCATTTGGAGACAAATTAGCTAACGATAAAGTTGGTTGAGTATTTGGTATTGTTAATATTTGCATCGCAATTGGTATCATTGGTATTCTAAATGGATTTACTATGTGAGCATCAAGATGAATAGAAGACTTAATCAAAGAAGGTGAAATTTGAGTTCCTACTCGTGTATACAAATACATGAAGAATTCAAAAATGCCTATTGTCGGATCACTATATGTTCTATTCTTATCACTACCATTTATGATCATCTTCACCGCAATTGGTGCATATGCATATATTCCAATTTGAGATGAAGGAGTTTACGGATATCAAATCGCACAACTTCTATCATTCTCAGACCTAATGGCTAACTGAATGGCAATCTTTGCGTTTGCATTTATTTCATTGTCAATTGTTGGTGCATTACAAAACAGAAAGAAACACTTTATTGCTGTTACAGAAAATAAACATACTAAATGAGCTGGTTTAACTGCAGTTGTTATCATCCTAACTGTTATGGGATTCTACGTACTAGACCCATTTGTAAGTTTAGGACTAAGCATTGCACATAAATCTCAATCAGACATTATTTCATATTCATGTACTTCAGCATTATTTATTATCTTCTGTCTAATTTCATTCTTGGGTGGAACATTTGAAAAAATGGTTGCAGACAAGAGACAAGCTAAATATGCTAAATTATTAGCTTCATCAACATTGTCAGCTAAAGAACGTGAAGAAATTATGATTGGTAAAGAATTAAATGACTTAATTCTAAAAACCTATGCAGAAGCACGTAAATAA
- the hinT gene encoding histidine triad protein HinT has translation MQKDIFQRIIDREIPSTIIYEDDKTIAFLDINPHTKGHFLVVSKEFSENLFDIEDDDLINLILTARKLALSQIEKLNAKGFRLEINSGIAAGQEIFRTHVHIIPYYDD, from the coding sequence ATGCAAAAAGATATTTTTCAGAGAATTATAGATCGTGAAATACCTTCAACAATCATTTATGAAGATGATAAGACAATTGCTTTCTTAGATATAAATCCACATACCAAAGGTCATTTTCTTGTAGTATCAAAAGAATTTTCAGAAAACCTATTTGATATTGAAGATGATGATTTAATAAACTTAATTCTAACTGCTAGAAAATTAGCATTAAGCCAAATTGAAAAACTAAATGCTAAAGGATTTAGATTAGAAATTAATAGTGGTATTGCTGCTGGACAAGAAATCTTTAGAACACATGTTCATATCATTCCATATTATGATGATTAA